The following proteins are encoded in a genomic region of Desulfonatronum thiodismutans:
- a CDS encoding AMP-binding protein encodes MQEEQRSQRPYDTTLPRLLLDNAARFGDKTAMREKEWGVWQPYSWADYLRKTSEFAAGMKKLGLGKDDVLVLIGDNRPEWLWAELAIQSLGGMALGLYQDAPVDEIEYIFSLTKCRMVVAEDQEQVDKMLDLKQRVPHLQYVVYHDSKGLSGSKEEGLHPFELICEQGRPEANKFAEWVDQLQPDDTCLIATTSGTTGRPKLAMLSHRNLLSMATNLGRVDPKHDNDEFVSFLPLAWMGEQMMAVASALLFGFCVNFPEEPDTVQENIREIGPHLIFSPPRVWENLAARVRVKIMETSPLKRFLYNLFLPMGTRYAECLLAGTKPGPALRLGKVLADAGLFRALRDRLGFSRIRSATTGGAALGPDTFRFFHALGVNLKQIYGQTEIAGISCIHADGRVDFDSVGEPIPETEIIISEEGEILSRSPAVFQGYYANPEATDETIQDGWLRSGDAGFFKDNGQLVVIDRLKDVMHLADGTQFSPQFMENKLKFSPYVREAVILGKDRPHLAAIISIDPEIAGRWAESRLLTYTTYQDLAAKNEIYDLIRTEIAEINAGLPETTRIKRFALLFKELDADDGELTRTRKLRRKVVEERYQPLIESLYGPDVCMNLTTSIQYQDGRIREMCGSIQIATVD; translated from the coding sequence ATGCAGGAAGAACAACGTTCCCAACGCCCTTATGATACAACCCTGCCCCGGTTGCTGCTGGACAACGCTGCACGGTTCGGGGACAAAACGGCTATGCGGGAAAAGGAATGGGGCGTTTGGCAGCCGTATTCCTGGGCCGATTACTTGCGCAAAACCTCGGAGTTCGCCGCGGGGATGAAGAAGCTCGGACTGGGCAAGGACGACGTGCTGGTGCTCATCGGCGACAACCGCCCGGAATGGCTCTGGGCCGAACTGGCCATCCAGTCCCTGGGCGGCATGGCCCTGGGTCTGTATCAGGACGCGCCGGTGGACGAAATCGAGTACATCTTTTCGCTCACCAAGTGCCGGATGGTCGTGGCCGAGGACCAGGAGCAGGTGGACAAGATGCTGGACCTGAAACAGCGCGTGCCCCATCTGCAGTATGTGGTCTATCACGACTCCAAGGGCCTGTCCGGCTCCAAGGAAGAAGGGCTGCATCCCTTTGAGTTGATTTGTGAGCAAGGCCGACCCGAGGCGAACAAGTTCGCCGAGTGGGTGGACCAACTCCAGCCCGACGACACCTGCCTGATCGCCACCACCTCCGGAACCACGGGGCGGCCCAAGCTGGCCATGCTCTCCCACCGCAACCTGCTGTCCATGGCCACCAACCTGGGCAGGGTGGACCCCAAGCACGACAATGACGAGTTCGTCTCCTTCCTGCCCCTGGCCTGGATGGGCGAACAGATGATGGCTGTGGCCTCGGCCCTGCTGTTCGGGTTTTGCGTCAATTTTCCGGAGGAGCCGGACACGGTGCAGGAAAATATCCGGGAGATCGGTCCGCACCTGATCTTCTCTCCGCCCCGGGTCTGGGAGAACCTGGCAGCCCGGGTGCGGGTGAAGATCATGGAGACCAGCCCGCTGAAGCGCTTCCTGTATAATCTGTTCCTGCCCATGGGGACGCGTTACGCCGAGTGCCTGCTGGCCGGAACCAAACCCGGCCCGGCCTTGCGTCTGGGCAAGGTTCTGGCCGATGCCGGTCTGTTCCGGGCCCTGCGGGACCGGCTGGGCTTTTCCCGAATCCGCTCCGCCACCACCGGCGGCGCGGCTTTGGGGCCGGACACCTTCCGCTTTTTCCACGCCCTGGGCGTGAACCTGAAGCAGATCTACGGCCAGACGGAAATCGCCGGTATCTCCTGCATCCACGCGGACGGTCGGGTGGACTTCGACTCCGTGGGCGAGCCCATCCCGGAAACCGAAATCATCATCTCCGAGGAAGGCGAAATTCTTTCCCGTTCCCCGGCCGTGTTCCAGGGCTACTACGCCAACCCCGAGGCCACGGACGAGACCATCCAGGACGGCTGGCTGCGTTCCGGGGACGCCGGATTCTTCAAGGACAACGGCCAGCTCGTGGTCATCGACCGGCTCAAGGACGTCATGCACCTGGCCGACGGGACCCAGTTCTCGCCGCAGTTCATGGAGAACAAGCTCAAATTCTCGCCCTATGTCCGGGAAGCCGTGATCCTGGGCAAGGATCGGCCCCACTTGGCCGCGATCATCAGCATTGACCCGGAAATCGCGGGCCGCTGGGCCGAGAGCCGGTTGCTCACCTACACCACGTACCAGGATCTGGCCGCCAAGAACGAGATATACGACCTGATCCGGACCGAAATCGCCGAGATCAACGCCGGTCTCCCGGAGACCACCCGCATCAAGCGCTTTGCCTTGCTATTCAAAGAGCTGGACGCGGACGACGGTGAACTGACCCGGACCCGCAAGCTGCGCCGCAAAGTCGTGGAAGAGCGCTACCAGCCGCTCATCGAATCCCTCTACGGCCCGGACGTCTGCATGAATCTGACCACCTCCATTCAATACCAGGACGGGCGGATTCGGGAAATGTGCGGGAGCATTCAGATTGCCACGGTGGACTGA
- a CDS encoding ABC transporter ATP-binding protein: MAMLEVSDVTLTFRGLAALLNVGFSVEQGQIASLIGPNGAGKTSMLNCISGRYHPDEGKIALNGRDLLPMAAHDRVTAGLSRTFQNIALFKGLSVLDNLMVGRHVRLDYGLLSSLFYWGKARRSEDLHRKRIEEIIDFLGLSPYRHQVAGKLPYGVQKRVELGRALAGEPELLLLDEPMAGMNLEETEDMARYILDINEEWGITVLLVEHDMGVVMDISDQVIVLDFGQILATGTPAQVQADPNVVAAYLGSDNASFVGR; this comes from the coding sequence ATGGCCATGCTGGAAGTCAGTGACGTCACCCTGACCTTTCGCGGCCTGGCCGCCCTGCTGAATGTCGGCTTCAGCGTGGAGCAGGGCCAGATCGCCTCGCTCATCGGCCCCAACGGCGCGGGCAAGACGAGCATGCTCAATTGCATCAGTGGGCGGTACCATCCGGACGAGGGCAAAATCGCACTAAATGGACGCGACCTGCTCCCCATGGCGGCCCACGACCGGGTCACGGCCGGACTGTCGCGCACCTTTCAGAACATCGCCCTATTCAAGGGCTTGAGCGTGCTGGACAACCTGATGGTCGGCCGCCACGTCCGCCTGGACTACGGCCTGCTTTCGTCCCTGTTTTACTGGGGCAAAGCCCGGCGCAGCGAGGATCTGCACCGCAAGCGCATCGAGGAAATCATCGACTTTCTCGGCCTGTCCCCCTACCGCCACCAGGTGGCGGGCAAGCTGCCCTACGGGGTGCAAAAACGGGTCGAGCTGGGCCGGGCCCTGGCCGGAGAACCGGAACTGCTGCTCCTGGACGAACCCATGGCCGGGATGAACCTGGAAGAAACCGAGGACATGGCCCGCTACATCCTAGACATCAACGAGGAATGGGGCATCACCGTGCTCCTGGTGGAACACGACATGGGCGTGGTCATGGATATCTCCGACCAAGTGATCGTCCTGGATTTCGGCCAAATCCTGGCCACCGGCACCCCGGCCCAGGTCCAGGCCGACCCGAACGTCGTCGCCGCCTACCTGGGCAGCGACAATGCGTCGTTTGTCGGAAGATAG
- a CDS encoding CBS domain-containing protein: MYVGLKMLTDMPTITPKTLVMEADKIMEENRLWMLMAVDEKGRFIGAVRKEDVRSALPSPVTTLSRHELNYLMSKLTVEKLILKDIPSVPPQMEIEEAAKIMYDKDLAGLPVVDSKNVLLGYINRNVMLDVLVEEMGLAQGGSRIVFEVEERTGVIAEVSNIIAAMNVSIISTATFYHNNKRMVVIRVQMDDPGPVLKALLERGYHVVGPCDFAKEWC, encoded by the coding sequence ATGTATGTCGGACTGAAAATGCTCACGGACATGCCCACCATCACCCCCAAGACCCTGGTGATGGAAGCGGACAAGATCATGGAAGAAAACCGCCTCTGGATGCTCATGGCGGTGGATGAGAAAGGCCGATTCATCGGCGCCGTGCGCAAGGAGGACGTTCGCTCGGCCCTACCCTCGCCGGTGACCACCCTCAGCCGTCACGAACTGAACTACCTGATGTCCAAGCTGACCGTGGAAAAGCTGATTCTCAAGGATATTCCCTCCGTGCCGCCCCAGATGGAAATCGAGGAGGCGGCCAAGATCATGTACGACAAGGACTTGGCCGGATTGCCCGTGGTGGACTCCAAAAACGTTCTGCTGGGGTACATCAACCGCAACGTGATGCTCGACGTTCTGGTGGAGGAAATGGGGCTGGCCCAGGGCGGATCGCGGATCGTCTTCGAGGTGGAGGAACGCACCGGGGTCATCGCCGAAGTCTCGAACATCATCGCGGCCATGAACGTGAGCATCATCTCCACGGCCACGTTTTATCACAACAATAAGCGGATGGTGGTCATTCGGGTCCAGATGGACGATCCAGGGCCGGTTCTCAAGGCCTTGCTGGAACGCGGCTACCATGTCGTCGGCCCCTGCGATTTCGCCAAGGAATGGTGCTAA